Within Streptomyces sp. SS1-1, the genomic segment CGGTGGGCCATGGGGTGGGTGCGGACGAGCTCGGCGAGGGTCGTGGAGCCGCGGGTGATGTCCGTGAACGCCTTCCAGGCCGGCCGGAACCCGGTCAGCACCGCGTGGAAGATGCCGGGCCGGCGCTCGAACACCGTCAGCATCCGCTTTCCGACGCTCATCTCCACACCAAGGCCCGCCTTGACGGCGAACGCGTAGTTCAGCGCCTGGCGCCGGGTGTCGACCGCGTCGTGCGCCTCGGCGATGCGCACCGCCCACTCCCCCGCGAGCCGGCCCGAACGCAGCGCGAAGGAGATGCCCTCGCGGGTCCACGGCTCCAGCAGGCCCGCCGCGTCCCCGCACACCAGCACCCGCCCGCGCGAGAGCGGCGAGTCCTCCGCGCGGCAGCGCGTCAGATGACCCGAGGAGATGCTCGGTTCGAACCCGGCGAGCCCGAGCCGCCCGATGAACTCCTCCAAGTACCGCTTGGTCGCGGCGCCTTCGCCACGCGCGGAGATCACACCCACCGTCAGGGTGTCGCCCTTGGGGAACACCCAGCCGTAACTGCCGGGCATCGGGCCCCAGTCGATGAGCACCCGGCCCTTCCAGTCCTCGGCGACCGTCTCCGGCACCGGGATCTCCGCCTCCAGGCCGAGGTCGACCTGGTCGACCTTCACCCCGACATGCGCCCCTATGCGGCTGGCGCTGCCGTCCGCGCCCACCACGGCCCGGGCGAGGACGGTCTCCCCTCCCTGCAGGACGAGGGCGACGCTGCGCCGGTCCGGCACGGCCGAGCCGTGCTGCTCGACGCGCTGCACGGTGACGCCGGTGCGCAGCTCGGCGCCCGCCTTCTGCGCGTGCTCGACGAGCTGCTGGTCGAACTCGGGCCGGTTGATCAGCCCGAACAGCGTCTGCCGGGAGCGGCGGGTGCGCGCGAAGCGGCCGTTGTGGGAGAAGGTCACCGCGTGCACGCGGTCCCGCAGCGGGAGCTCGAAGCCGGGCGGGAGGGAGTCCCGCGAGGGGCCGATGATGCCGCCGCCGCACGTCTTGTACCGGGGCAGTTCGGCCTTCTCCAGCAGCAGCACGCGCCTTCCGGCGACCGCCGCCGCGTAGGCGGCCGAGGCACCGGCCGGACCCGCACCCACCACGACGACGTCCCAGACCTGCCGTTCGTCGTCCGCCGAAGAGTTCTCGCTGCTCACGATGGCCTACTGCTCCCGCTCTGTTCGCCGCCCGATGCTGTCCCCCGCATCCTACGGCGGGCGTCGTCGCAGGCCACTGTGGGAGGATCACAGCACTCACGCGTACAACGTCGCACCCACAAGGAGCGTGCCCATGTCGTCGATTCCGGTCGCCGAGACCGTCGCCTCGCTGATGCCGCGGGCGAAGGCGGAGCTCACCGAGCTGGTGGCCTTCAAG encodes:
- a CDS encoding geranylgeranyl reductase family protein, which encodes MSSENSSADDERQVWDVVVVGAGPAGASAAYAAAVAGRRVLLLEKAELPRYKTCGGGIIGPSRDSLPPGFELPLRDRVHAVTFSHNGRFARTRRSRQTLFGLINRPEFDQQLVEHAQKAGAELRTGVTVQRVEQHGSAVPDRRSVALVLQGGETVLARAVVGADGSASRIGAHVGVKVDQVDLGLEAEIPVPETVAEDWKGRVLIDWGPMPGSYGWVFPKGDTLTVGVISARGEGAATKRYLEEFIGRLGLAGFEPSISSGHLTRCRAEDSPLSRGRVLVCGDAAGLLEPWTREGISFALRSGRLAGEWAVRIAEAHDAVDTRRQALNYAFAVKAGLGVEMSVGKRMLTVFERRPGIFHAVLTGFRPAWKAFTDITRGSTTLAELVRTHPMAHRALSALDRRQTPADEQPAS